One window from the genome of Salisaeta longa DSM 21114 encodes:
- a CDS encoding SusC/RagA family TonB-linked outer membrane protein: protein MLWKRLLSLVVWFALGAAALPSTAAHAQSGTISGVVTEAEGGAPLPGANVVVVGTTNGASTNAEGRYSFSVAPGTYTLQASFVGYRTELKEAIVVTAGETTTVNFAMQTGMQLDEMVVVGYGEQERRNLTGSVASVSAEEIEDRPIESVEEALQGKAAGINIVQNSGSPGSAFTVRIRGTGTIGNNTPLYVVDGIPVNGDISYLNPNDIASIDVLKGAASAAIYGTQAANGAVLITTKSGNPGERSVTFRSSLGVQETPRTIDMLSAAQYATLRNEALINDGSPPAYSNPAEFVGRSTNWQNAIFRTGLIQDYGLAVSGGEESFTYRLSGSYMREGGIIEGSSYERYNVQLNSTFDVSPLLTVGERITLTNSARQTLPETDDVRNIMIQTLQMDPTVPVFNADGSYTAPRFSNTQNPVAVIDFNNNTFRINRFVGNAFAELTPLDGLTVRSDVGLDVRYGNNYYFLPTYNVSPDFTNPNSVVARYSDRVRSIVWNNTATYTRAFGSHDMTLLGGTTVETNNYQFIDASTLGTPSNDPSLRYLSSGTQINGAAGSASNSRLLSFFGRANYNYSNRYLLTLVARYDGSSRFGSQNRFAFFPSVSAAWRVSNEPFFPETDVVSDLKLRVGWGQNGNQEVGDYTFAALITSGQDYPLGTGESRVPGSAPLGAPAPDLKWETTTQSNIGLDASLLDQRFNVTLDYFIKTTDDVLLYPPNIPTSGLTSLSPSNIGKIENRGFEASVNYYGEALDGDFTYDVGVNFSALDNEVIRLVEGVDIVQGFYRQGAITLTQAGSDVGAFYGWVTDGIFQTQQAIEEANARDGDASTPYQPDARPGDIRFKDLNGDGRVNDEDRTFIGSPTPDFSYGFTSRLSFRGLSLSLFLQGTQGNEIFAAYKYYTEGAALFNLSEAALDRWTGPGTSNTMPRLTANDPNQNTRISDRYVEDGSYLRLKNVQLGYTLPTSLLTRIGGLQKARVYVGAQNLLTITGYDGYTPEIGVGDDEAATLDRGIDRATYPQPRIYTVGLNLTF, encoded by the coding sequence ATGCTCTGGAAGAGGCTACTTTCACTTGTGGTGTGGTTTGCGCTTGGCGCTGCCGCGCTTCCCTCCACGGCTGCTCACGCGCAATCTGGCACCATATCCGGCGTCGTTACCGAAGCTGAAGGCGGCGCGCCGTTGCCCGGCGCTAACGTCGTGGTCGTTGGAACCACCAACGGCGCAAGCACCAATGCCGAGGGGCGGTATTCATTTTCTGTTGCGCCCGGTACCTACACCCTACAGGCATCGTTTGTCGGATACCGCACCGAGCTCAAGGAAGCGATTGTGGTGACGGCCGGCGAAACCACCACCGTCAACTTTGCCATGCAAACCGGCATGCAGCTCGATGAGATGGTGGTAGTGGGATACGGCGAGCAAGAGCGGCGCAACCTGACCGGGTCGGTGGCCTCTGTTTCTGCAGAGGAGATTGAAGATCGGCCGATTGAGAGCGTAGAGGAGGCCCTTCAGGGCAAAGCAGCCGGCATTAACATTGTGCAGAACTCGGGGAGCCCGGGCTCGGCCTTTACCGTTCGGATTCGTGGCACCGGCACCATTGGCAACAACACACCGCTGTACGTGGTGGATGGCATCCCGGTAAATGGCGACATCAGCTATTTGAACCCGAATGACATTGCCTCCATCGACGTCCTGAAAGGCGCGGCGTCCGCGGCCATTTATGGGACGCAGGCCGCAAACGGCGCGGTGCTCATCACCACCAAAAGCGGAAATCCCGGCGAGCGCTCCGTAACATTTCGGAGTTCGTTGGGGGTGCAGGAAACCCCGCGCACCATCGATATGCTCTCGGCTGCGCAGTACGCAACGTTGCGGAACGAAGCCCTCATCAACGACGGGAGCCCGCCCGCCTACTCGAATCCGGCTGAGTTTGTGGGACGAAGCACCAACTGGCAGAACGCGATCTTCCGCACCGGCCTGATTCAGGACTACGGCTTGGCCGTGTCGGGCGGAGAGGAGAGCTTCACCTACCGCCTCAGCGGCTCATACATGCGCGAAGGCGGCATCATTGAAGGATCGAGCTACGAGCGCTACAACGTGCAACTCAACTCGACCTTCGATGTGAGTCCGCTCCTTACCGTAGGCGAGCGCATCACGCTGACCAACTCGGCCCGGCAAACCTTGCCGGAGACCGATGACGTGCGCAACATCATGATCCAAACGCTTCAGATGGACCCCACGGTGCCCGTCTTTAATGCCGACGGATCGTACACCGCCCCCCGGTTCTCAAACACGCAGAATCCGGTGGCCGTGATCGACTTTAACAACAATACGTTTCGCATCAACCGTTTCGTGGGGAACGCCTTTGCGGAGCTTACGCCCCTGGATGGGCTGACCGTCCGCTCGGATGTGGGCCTCGATGTGCGGTACGGCAACAACTACTACTTCCTGCCGACCTACAACGTAAGCCCCGACTTCACGAACCCGAACAGCGTGGTGGCGCGCTACTCAGACCGGGTACGTTCCATTGTCTGGAACAACACCGCCACCTATACCCGCGCGTTCGGGAGCCACGATATGACGCTTTTGGGGGGCACCACCGTAGAAACCAATAACTACCAGTTCATCGATGCCTCAACGCTCGGTACGCCCAGCAACGATCCGTCGCTGCGGTACCTGTCTTCAGGCACGCAAATAAACGGCGCCGCAGGCAGCGCCTCGAACTCGCGCCTGCTTTCCTTCTTCGGACGCGCCAATTACAACTACAGCAACCGGTACCTGCTCACGCTCGTGGCCCGCTATGACGGCTCGTCGCGCTTTGGATCGCAGAACCGGTTTGCCTTCTTCCCGTCGGTATCGGCCGCCTGGCGCGTCTCCAATGAGCCGTTCTTCCCCGAAACGGACGTCGTCAGCGACCTGAAGCTGCGCGTTGGATGGGGACAAAACGGCAATCAGGAGGTGGGCGATTACACCTTTGCCGCCCTCATCACCTCGGGGCAAGACTATCCGCTGGGCACGGGCGAGTCGCGCGTTCCGGGATCGGCCCCGCTCGGCGCTCCGGCGCCCGACCTGAAGTGGGAAACCACCACCCAGTCGAACATCGGGCTCGATGCGTCGCTGTTGGACCAACGCTTTAACGTGACGCTCGACTACTTCATCAAGACCACGGATGACGTGCTCTTGTACCCGCCCAACATCCCCACGAGCGGCCTTACCTCGCTCTCGCCGTCCAACATCGGCAAGATCGAGAACCGCGGCTTCGAAGCATCGGTCAACTACTACGGTGAGGCGCTCGATGGCGACTTCACGTACGACGTGGGCGTTAACTTCTCGGCGCTGGACAATGAGGTCATACGCCTGGTAGAAGGCGTAGACATCGTGCAGGGCTTTTACCGTCAGGGCGCCATCACACTCACGCAGGCCGGAAGCGACGTTGGTGCGTTCTATGGCTGGGTGACCGACGGCATCTTCCAGACGCAACAGGCCATTGAGGAAGCCAACGCCCGCGACGGCGACGCCAGCACACCGTATCAACCCGATGCGCGTCCCGGCGACATCCGCTTCAAAGACCTGAACGGCGACGGCCGGGTGAATGACGAAGATCGGACCTTCATCGGCAGCCCGACGCCCGACTTCTCCTACGGGTTTACGTCACGTCTTTCGTTCCGCGGGCTTAGCCTAAGCCTCTTTCTGCAGGGCACGCAGGGGAATGAAATCTTCGCAGCCTACAAGTACTACACCGAAGGCGCTGCACTCTTTAACCTCTCGGAGGCCGCGCTGGATCGGTGGACGGGCCCCGGCACGAGCAACACCATGCCGCGCCTGACGGCCAACGACCCGAACCAAAATACGCGCATCTCCGATCGCTACGTGGAAGACGGGTCGTACCTGCGGCTGAAAAATGTACAACTGGGCTACACGCTGCCCACGTCGCTCCTTACCCGCATCGGCGGCCTGCAGAAGGCGCGCGTGTACGTAGGCGCACAAAATCTGCTTACCATCACGGGATACGACGGCTACACGCCTGAAATTGGTGTGGGCGACGACGAGGCGGCTACGCTCGACCGCGGCATCGACCGCGCGACCTACCCGCAGCCGCGCATCTACACGGTGGGCCTAAACCTGACGTTCTAG
- a CDS encoding LacI family DNA-binding transcriptional regulator has translation MAVTIRDVAKAAGVSATTVSRVFNHSDLVTKQTQERVQAVANRMGYRPNATAKSLSHGRTQTIGIIVPAPHGEFFSEIIRAADEVAQQSEHYLLISSAHYSLEESEVALQSLQGRVDGLLVMTTHVQAQAELLDRYAIDIPVVFMNSPVEASPYPSFQIENRGGAQAATQHLIDRGYRHIGIILGPRDSHDVQERVAGYRAALAAAGRDPDAQPVIEGDFTQASGFDAGRQLLALDTLPDAVFACNDYMAIGAMAALQKEGIVIPDDLAIVGFDDIPSAQYTTPSLTTVRVPVYELGRRAAERLIAMLGASVAEAPLHTTMPSELVVRTST, from the coding sequence ATGGCCGTTACCATACGCGATGTTGCCAAAGCTGCCGGCGTCTCGGCAACAACCGTCTCGCGCGTGTTCAACCACAGCGACTTGGTTACCAAGCAAACGCAGGAACGCGTGCAAGCCGTGGCCAACCGGATGGGCTACCGGCCCAACGCCACCGCCAAAAGCCTAAGCCACGGACGTACCCAAACCATTGGCATTATCGTACCCGCGCCACACGGCGAGTTCTTTTCGGAAATCATCCGCGCGGCCGACGAGGTCGCCCAACAGTCTGAGCACTACCTTCTCATTTCGAGCGCACACTACAGCCTGGAAGAAAGTGAGGTGGCCCTGCAGTCGCTGCAGGGGCGCGTCGATGGGCTTCTCGTCATGACGACCCACGTGCAGGCTCAGGCCGAGCTGCTCGACCGATACGCGATCGACATCCCGGTTGTGTTCATGAATAGCCCGGTGGAGGCCTCGCCGTACCCGTCGTTCCAGATCGAAAACAGGGGCGGCGCGCAAGCCGCTACGCAGCACCTCATCGACCGGGGCTATCGCCACATCGGCATCATCTTGGGGCCTCGGGACAGCCACGATGTTCAGGAACGGGTTGCGGGCTATCGCGCGGCCCTCGCGGCGGCAGGACGCGACCCCGACGCGCAGCCCGTCATAGAAGGCGACTTTACACAGGCCAGCGGGTTCGACGCCGGCCGTCAGCTCCTGGCGCTCGATACCCTCCCGGATGCCGTCTTTGCTTGCAACGACTACATGGCGATCGGCGCGATGGCCGCGCTCCAAAAGGAGGGCATCGTGATTCCAGACGACCTGGCCATCGTCGGATTCGACGATATTCCGAGCGCGCAGTACACCACCCCATCGCTCACTACCGTCCGCGTGCCGGTGTACGAGCTAGGGCGCCGCGCCGCCGAGCGGCTCATTGCCATGCTCGGCGCCTCCGTTGCCGAGGCCCCGCTGCATACCACCATGCCGTCCGAGCTCGTCGTGCGCACGAGCACCTAA
- a CDS encoding hemolysin family protein, translating into MDLSFPALFLMVPPDGSLTLLTVYIALALGVSFLCSMMEAVLLSVTPSYVAALEQEGHDFGQRLHAFKSDIDRPLAAILSLNTIAHTAGAAGAGAEAAAYFGEAYVGVISAVLTLLILVLSEIIPKTLGAMYWRQLAPAVTRMLAVIIILMWPLVKLSKGITHLLSSDESTNTFSREEFTALAEIGKEEGVFEEKESRILKNLFRFNSLRVKDVMTPRTVMFDLPESHTIGEVVDTYNEFRFSRIPVYDRKRDDVTGYILKDELLLRAAQEELDVKLREMRRDILVVHETLPLPDLLERLLDRLEHVALVVDEYGGVAGIVTMEDVVETLLGLEIVDEADSVEDMQALARQQWFRRAQKLGMVSEQEASEASVAPRHARYSTPDDAPADAPPTDDAPMEPAESSSNDASEQ; encoded by the coding sequence ATGGATTTGTCTTTCCCTGCTCTTTTTCTGATGGTCCCCCCCGATGGAAGCCTCACGCTTCTAACGGTGTACATCGCCCTGGCACTGGGTGTCTCGTTTTTGTGCTCGATGATGGAAGCCGTCTTGCTGAGCGTAACGCCCTCGTATGTCGCGGCCCTCGAGCAGGAGGGCCACGACTTTGGCCAGCGCTTGCATGCGTTCAAAAGCGACATTGATCGGCCACTGGCTGCCATTCTGAGCCTCAACACCATTGCACACACCGCGGGCGCCGCGGGCGCCGGGGCCGAAGCCGCCGCGTACTTTGGCGAGGCATACGTGGGCGTCATATCGGCCGTGCTTACGCTTCTCATCCTCGTCCTATCGGAAATTATTCCGAAGACGCTTGGTGCGATGTACTGGCGACAGCTGGCTCCGGCCGTCACGCGCATGCTGGCCGTTATCATCATCTTGATGTGGCCGCTCGTGAAGCTCTCGAAGGGCATCACGCACCTGCTTTCCAGCGACGAGTCGACCAACACCTTTAGCCGCGAGGAATTTACAGCACTGGCGGAAATCGGCAAAGAGGAGGGCGTCTTCGAGGAGAAGGAATCGCGCATCCTCAAGAATCTGTTTCGCTTCAACTCGCTGCGCGTGAAGGATGTGATGACGCCGCGCACGGTGATGTTTGACCTGCCGGAGAGCCACACCATCGGGGAGGTGGTGGATACGTACAACGAGTTTCGCTTCTCCCGCATTCCGGTGTACGACCGGAAACGCGACGACGTAACGGGCTACATCTTGAAAGACGAGTTGCTGCTACGCGCGGCGCAGGAAGAGCTCGATGTAAAGCTGCGCGAGATGCGACGCGACATTTTGGTAGTGCACGAAACGCTGCCGCTGCCGGATCTGCTGGAGCGCTTGCTCGATCGGCTGGAGCATGTGGCGCTTGTGGTGGACGAGTACGGCGGCGTGGCCGGCATTGTGACGATGGAGGACGTGGTGGAGACGCTGCTGGGCCTCGAAATCGTCGACGAAGCCGACTCGGTGGAAGACATGCAGGCCCTGGCGCGGCAGCAGTGGTTCCGGCGCGCACAAAAACTTGGGATGGTTTCGGAGCAAGAAGCCTCGGAGGCATCGGTTGCGCCACGCCACGCCCGCTACAGCACGCCGGACGACGCCCCGGCCGACGCGCCCCCCACCGACGACGCCCCTATGGAGCCCGCCGAATCGTCCTCCAACGATGCCTCTGAGCAGTAG
- a CDS encoding TetR/AcrR family transcriptional regulator — protein MSRTSNGSASDALSRRERERRARRHAMLDAARAVFAEKGYARATIDEIATRAEFGKGTLYNYFDGGKEAILYAIFDELYDDVCDLLQTSFNEAAVEENGLRAAFREFVKEAFSFFRAREDLFLILTKEAYRLAFSEDPERAAYFRAQQERMVGMLVPVLEQAMEAGTIRTLPPRSVAHMLLENVNGMVVHRCLTERMQQAQSEDLPSVCTPSGLLDRPSDAADFVTAMLFDGLQL, from the coding sequence ATGTCGCGTACCTCGAACGGTTCGGCCTCCGATGCGCTCTCGCGGCGCGAACGCGAGCGCCGGGCCCGCCGCCATGCCATGCTCGACGCGGCCCGCGCCGTGTTCGCCGAAAAGGGGTACGCGCGTGCCACCATCGACGAAATTGCCACGCGTGCCGAGTTTGGGAAGGGCACCCTCTACAACTACTTCGACGGCGGCAAGGAGGCCATTTTGTATGCCATCTTCGATGAGCTGTACGACGACGTGTGCGATCTTCTGCAGACGTCATTTAACGAGGCGGCAGTAGAGGAAAACGGCCTTCGCGCGGCTTTTCGTGAGTTTGTGAAAGAAGCGTTTTCTTTTTTCAGGGCCCGCGAAGATCTGTTTCTGATCTTGACGAAAGAAGCGTATCGGTTGGCTTTTAGCGAAGACCCCGAGCGCGCGGCCTACTTTCGGGCGCAGCAAGAGCGCATGGTAGGCATGCTTGTGCCGGTGCTTGAGCAGGCGATGGAGGCGGGCACCATCCGCACGCTGCCCCCCCGGTCCGTCGCCCACATGCTGCTCGAAAACGTAAACGGCATGGTGGTGCACCGCTGCCTTACCGAACGCATGCAGCAGGCGCAATCCGAGGATCTGCCGTCCGTCTGTACCCCGTCTGGGCTGCTCGATCGTCCATCCGATGCGGCCGACTTCGTGACGGCCATGTTGTTTGATGGGCTGCAGCTGTAA